GGAACAGATGCGCCGCCTTTCTGCGCCCCTATTGACATGTTGGCCAGTCATTACCGAAACAGCGTGGCTTTTAAAAGAAAATCCACTAGCGGTTCAACGACTGCTCGGAGAGTTTGGCGTGGGATTCTTGAAATTGCTATCGATTGAAGATGAGGCTATGCCGTGGATTATACAATTCATTCGGCGGTATAGCGACCTTGGAGTTCAATTAGCGGACGCATGTCTGATTTACTTGGCGGAAAGGGAAAGCATTGACACTATATTCACTTTAGACCGGAGAGATTTCTCTGTGTTTCGGATTGACGGTAATCTATATTTTCATCTTCTGCCGGAATTGTGAGTTTTAGTATAATGGAATACTTCAGCGATCAAGAACATGGACAAATATCCAGAACGATAGAAATAATTTCTTCTCAAGTTTGGGATGGCATCGTTGCGCTTGTAGAAACGTTGATTACTAAAGGAGCCTTTGGTAACTCTTTTCCAAATGAATGCCCAGACGGGAATGCAATAATCGGTACTGAACGACAAATATTGAAGGATACTGTCAAGGCGGAAATTCCAAATATTGAATGGCCATTGAATAGAGTAAATAATTCATCTTCAAATAACGATATAGTAATTCCAGATACGCTAATCGCGCTTGATTTAATCCAGTTCTGTTATAAGTATGTATCTAAACCAGAAACTATTGAGGGCAGTTGGCATAATTATTACAATCATTATCATCTATCTTTTGATAAGGATGCTGGGGAAGACAAATTTCGCGAACAAATTAATATGATATTCTCTCGCAACGGAATGGCTTATGAGCTTAAATGGGATGGCAA
The nucleotide sequence above comes from Candidatus Omnitrophota bacterium. Encoded proteins:
- a CDS encoding PIN domain-containing protein; translated protein: MTSKRVLVDTGPLVAVFSRRDQFHDICMEQMRRLSAPLLTCWPVITETAWLLKENPLAVQRLLGEFGVGFLKLLSIEDEAMPWIIQFIRRYSDLGVQLADACLIYLAERESIDTIFTLDRRDFSVFRIDGNLYFHLLPEL
- a CDS encoding AbiJ-NTD4 domain-containing protein; this encodes MEYFSDQEHGQISRTIEIISSQVWDGIVALVETLITKGAFGNSFPNECPDGNAIIGTERQILKDTVKAEIPNIEWPLNRVNNSSSNNDIVIPDTLIALDLIQFCYKYVSKPETIEGSWHNYYNHYHLSFDKDAGEDKFREQINMIFSRNGMAYELKWDGNIERLVPPVLREQLASDIFNTGDNTLDSILNDARRKFLNPDIKIRKEALDKLWDSWERLKTIVDPTNKKGSINRLLEKTSSENNFRSLLDDEAKKLTEIGNKFHIRHSEINQIEIQDSAHIDYLFHRMWCMIYLLLKK